Proteins co-encoded in one Thamnophis elegans isolate rThaEle1 chromosome 1, rThaEle1.pri, whole genome shotgun sequence genomic window:
- the LOC116524040 gene encoding angiopoietin-related protein 4-like: MPSRALLLLLLLLLLGASGAPRSPKAASWEEVNVLAHGLLQLGHGLREHVERLGGQLRDLSSRLAAHNASLAGLERAASEQRERLARAQRLFDGRWAQLDGRLRGLEARLDGTAPAAAAAQNGSGAPATAGEEEALQNLVRRQNVRMEELLQKIKQQQFRMDKQNLQIKSLQSKVNTLSPLHRREKDPQEAPRWRVTALRSVLDERAANQSQAAGEQTPEGPKASRDGAFAASGGHFSILEPICLEGPMARLKRSCFGHNYEKIEISGGRK; this comes from the exons ATGCCTTCCcgggcgctgctgctgctgctgctgctgcttctgctgggGGCTTCGGGGGCTCCGCGCTCCCCGAAGGCGGCCTCGTGGGAGGAGGTGAACGTGCTGGCCCACGGGCTGCTGCAGCTGGGCCACGGGCTCCGCGAGCACGTCGAGCGGCTGGGCGGGCAGCTGCGGGACCTGAGCAGCCGGCTGGCCGCCCACAACGCCTCCCTGGCCGGGCTGGAGCGCGCGGCGAGCGAGCAGAGGGAGCGGCTGGCCCGGGCGCAGCGCCTCTTCGACGGCCGCTGGGCGCAGCTGGACGGGCGGCTGCGGGGGCTGGAGGCTCGCCTCGACGGGACGGCgccggcggcggcagcggcccaGAACGGCAGCGGGGCCCCGGCGACGGCGGGGGAAGAGGAGGCGCTGCAG AACCTGGTCAGGCGCCAGAACGTGAGGATGGAGGAACTCCTGCAGAAGATCAAACAGCAGCAATTCCGGATGGACAAGCAGAACCTGCAGATTAAGAGCCTTCAGAGCAag GTCAACACCCTCAGCCCCCTGCACCGCCGGGAGAAGGACCCCCAGGAAGCCCCTCGCTGGAGAGTGACCGCCCTGCGCAGCGTCCTGGACGAGCGAGCGGCCAACCAGAGCCAGGCGGCCGGAGAGCAGACGCCGGAAGGCCCCA aagcctccagggatggagccttCGCAGCTTCTGGTGGCCATTTCTCCATTCTTGAGCCAATTTGTCTGGAGGGACCAATGGCCAGGCTCAAACGATCCTGTTTTGGACATAATTACGAGAAAATTGAGATCTCTGGAGGAcgtaagtag